CGGGCGATGAAATGTGGCTCTCGCACAAGCTGGCCGACCGGGTCGCGGCGATCGCCCCGACCGGCGAGGCCGGCTACATCGACGTCGTCGACATGGGCAAGATGGCGCGGCCCAACCATGTCGAATTCGTCGAAAACGCCAACGGCAAGGTGCTCTACGCCAGCCAGGGCCGGGTCGACGACGGCGGCCCCGACGGCATCGCCGGCAGCCGCATCTCGATCATCGACCGCGCCGCCGCCCCGGGCCGGCGCAAGGTGGTCGCCAGCTTCTTCAGCGGCGGCCGCGAGGCCCACGGCCTGTGGACCGATCCGGCCAATGCCCGGCTCTATGTCGCGCACGAACAGGATGAACTGCCCGGCACCCCGCACGGCGGCCAGACCGTGTGCGCGGTGTTCGACGTGCGCGATCCCTTCGCGCCGAAACTGCTCGCCCGCATCCCGCTCGGCGAGCTGGCCCTGCCCTCGGGCGGCCTGCGCAACAAGAAGAGCATCAACCTGGTCTATGTCCGGCCCGGCGCACGGAGCGTCACGGCGTGACCGGCGATGCCGCCCCGGCGGCCTTCTACCCGGCCAACGACGCCGCCATGGCGCGCATGCACGCCGACATGCACCAGGGCCCACGCAGCGGCGACATCGACCGCGATTTCCTGGCGATGATGGTGCCGCACCACCAGGGCGCGGTCGACATGGCCGAACTGCTGCTGCGCTATGGCCGCGACCCCCTGGTCAGGCGCCTGGCCGAGGACATCATCGCCGGCCAGCGCGTCG
This DNA window, taken from Oleomonas cavernae, encodes the following:
- the copM gene encoding CopM family metallochaperone; its protein translation is MTGDAAPAAFYPANDAAMARMHADMHQGPRSGDIDRDFLAMMVPHHQGAVDMAELLLRYGRDPLVRRLAEDIIAGQRVEIAAMRNRLAFLSSGGDAGAEFPALTGTRG